The Streptomyces sp. DH-12 genome has a window encoding:
- a CDS encoding TetR family transcriptional regulator, with protein MRTVDGRVAGRRGQETRQKLLDCLSEMLSSSPYRDVKVIDVARRAGTSPATFYQYFPDVEGAVLELAETMAAESGSLGELAEGRSWSGRAGWQTAQELVDGFLEFWRRNDAILRVVDLGAAEGDKRFSKIRLKVLSAVETPLAESVSALQAKGRIDKDVSPGAVAGSLVAMLAAVASHQKGFSSRGVKQAEIKPNLALLVHLGVTGRKPAK; from the coding sequence GTGCGTACCGTCGACGGCCGCGTGGCCGGCCGGCGTGGGCAGGAGACCCGGCAGAAGCTGCTCGACTGCCTCAGCGAGATGCTCAGCTCGTCCCCGTACCGGGATGTCAAGGTCATCGACGTCGCCCGTCGCGCAGGGACCTCGCCGGCCACCTTCTACCAGTACTTCCCGGACGTCGAGGGCGCCGTCCTGGAGCTCGCCGAGACCATGGCCGCGGAGAGCGGCTCCCTGGGCGAGCTGGCCGAGGGCCGCTCCTGGAGCGGGCGGGCCGGCTGGCAGACGGCGCAGGAACTGGTCGACGGCTTCCTGGAGTTCTGGCGGCGCAACGACGCGATCCTGCGCGTGGTGGACCTGGGCGCCGCCGAGGGGGATAAACGTTTCTCCAAGATCCGTCTGAAGGTCCTCAGCGCGGTGGAGACCCCGCTCGCCGAGTCCGTCTCCGCGCTCCAGGCGAAGGGGCGGATCGACAAGGACGTCAGCCCCGGCGCGGTCGCCGGGTCCCTGGTCGCCATGCTGGCGGCCGTGGCCTCGCACCAGAAAGGTTTCTCCTCGCGGGGCGTCAAGCAGGCCGAGATCAAGCCGAACCTGGCGCTGCTGGTGCACCTGGGGGTCACCGGGCGCAAGCCCGCCAAGTAG
- a CDS encoding VOC family protein codes for MAENRASEYTEGTPCWVDAQLPDLEAGKRFYGELFGWTFEGRPTGTVRALKDGDPVASLAHKTDGRLPTVWTVSFFTPDADALCARIRAAGGQVIAPPAPFGDLGRTALVTDPEGAVFSLWESGTAAGFGRRHEPGAFAWVQLYARDTQTANAFYGDLFHEALFGADADPDFGRAPVSEVFAPEMPPHLLVHFAVRELEPALEKVTRLGGRTQVPPFETSYGTAAVVTDDQGASFALLRP; via the coding sequence ATGGCCGAAAACAGGGCATCGGAGTACACGGAGGGCACCCCGTGCTGGGTGGACGCGCAACTGCCCGATCTGGAGGCGGGCAAGCGGTTCTACGGTGAGCTGTTCGGCTGGACCTTCGAGGGCCGGCCCACCGGGACGGTCCGGGCGCTGAAGGACGGCGACCCCGTCGCCTCCCTCGCGCACAAGACGGACGGGCGGCTGCCGACGGTGTGGACGGTGTCCTTCTTCACCCCGGACGCCGACGCGCTCTGCGCGCGGATCCGGGCGGCCGGCGGACAGGTGATCGCACCCCCGGCGCCGTTCGGCGACCTCGGCCGCACCGCGCTCGTCACCGACCCCGAGGGCGCGGTGTTCTCGCTGTGGGAGTCCGGGACCGCGGCCGGCTTCGGACGCCGCCACGAGCCGGGCGCCTTCGCCTGGGTCCAGCTCTACGCACGGGACACGCAGACGGCGAACGCCTTCTACGGCGACCTCTTCCACGAGGCCCTGTTCGGCGCGGACGCCGACCCCGACTTCGGGCGCGCGCCGGTCTCCGAGGTCTTCGCCCCCGAGATGCCGCCGCACCTCCTCGTCCACTTCGCGGTGCGGGAGCTGGAGCCCGCCCTGGAGAAGGTGACCCGGCTCGGCGGCCGGACGCAGGTGCCGCCCTTCGAGACCTCGTACGGGACGGCGGCCGTCGTCACCGACGATCAGGGGGCGTCCTTCGCGCTGCTGCGCCCCTGA